The Haliotis asinina isolate JCU_RB_2024 chromosome 2, JCU_Hal_asi_v2, whole genome shotgun sequence genomic interval CATCATTTGTATAACGTTACAGTTAGTGACAGTGCGGAAGACGTAAAAGCGTTGTCATGGGTGACAGTAATAAGGTTACGTTTGTGATCTCCGGCAATCTGACTGGCCAACAgttttgtgtacaaaacatacTCCAATTTTTTTCACCCACGGttaagttgtagtttgcattattaaccaatgaAAGCCCGTCgctgacgacctagttttgtatacttccggtacagcaactcggtctttggcaaTTTAATATAAAACAACAAGTGTATCCCCTCGAAAGGCCTGTGTATatgcctcccacacacatcggaaatgtggacagaagcttttgatactcgtgagacttttagaatacgatatattcaatgacgagTGCGTGATTATCCGGTTTTCGATCACACCGCCATGATTTGGTGATGCACCTTTACGGGGTATATAGTAAGGGAGTTGGATAATAAACCGGGACTTAGTTTATCGATTTTCGGACCCGCGGTGGGCGCCTGCGGTTTGtaatgtctattttcactttcacggATCGGCTAGAAAGTAAGTGATTGTCTGAATAGATTCATGAGACTCAAGTATCGGTATGAATTATTGATCAAACGGAGATATAGTAAAGTGGTCATTACCGCTTTCATCAATGTGTGTGCGCACATTTATACTTATcgtacctcacacatgaatgtcactttctgactggctaagcactattctattattttcaatgtaccccgcttacaggcgatgtattattttcagtgtacaccgctgggaattctggtgcttcatggaagtattttttgttttatttcgaataacattgaatcacgcatctagcacggaaattaccgatgttttgcgattgaaaatcgatggaagggagataactctaaatctgtttaccttgtgtcgtctgcagaATGGCGATTCGCCGAGCATTCAACAGaaatgcttcaaacaattcaaaattaaaattcaggtcgtcggtaagataaatacgttgttcactggtccctcgggcgCTATGAGCTCATGTGCCTTCGAGGTTTGGACATAAAAAAACCTCGAGTGTACATTAGCCCATGGTCCCCTCGCGACCAGTAAACAACTTATAATCAATGGACCTTCCTAAATTCTTAAAGATCACAGGAGGTACACGTATATCTGCATTTCCAACTAGCAGTACACGTAATTTTTCACAATTAGCAATAGAGTGACACTGTACATTATTACGTCTTCAGCTGATTTACATATGGACATATTAATGATATGGATTTTCATGCAGTGCATCACACTGGCATTAGAAATCTTGtttacaggtatatatatatattattatattattccCTTTATTTCTCTGCATCATCTCCTTCGCTCcattttttccattttatcAATCATATAAATCCAATATCCTATAAGATTAGAATGGTACACGTGAGGGATCGGACAAAGGGTGGCAGTCTAACAGGTCTAGGATACAGGGATTACATCACCGAGTCTCGTGCAGCCGTTCATTCAAGGACAGAGACAATCAGCAATATAATGCCCGTCCACATGTCGCGTGTGTTGTGACATGGTTCCTAAAGAACATTCCTGTGCTCCCATGGCCCGTTTCTCTGGGCCTGTTCCCTTGGGATGAAATGGAGGGATGTTTACGTCACGCCAAGAATCAGCCTTTGACGTTAGCCGAATTGGGACAAGTGTTTGTTCAGACATTCCCCAAACTTTCGCTAAGTGTCGTCTATGCGTTGTCGTCGTCGTTAAGCCTTATCAACGCCGGCGAGTAATTTGTCACTTTTAACAACAACTCTCTTCAATTGAGTGTCAAACCATACAGATTATATAGTCAACAGTTAACAGTTattaatgaaaacacattcatgTTATTACCTTTTCGCATTAAAAATGCCATAACATCAAATAATACACAATTACTTTATTCCAGTAGTGTGTATTATGAGCAGTTCCAATGCTCTACGTTATTAGAATATGTTCGTGCACAGAGGTaacgttttacgccacactcaacaatattccagctatatggcggtgctctgtaaataatcgagtgtgaacaagagaatccagtgattaatagcatGGCGGGCCTAAGGTAGCATACGATGTACAAAATAGATTATACGCCACGTATGTAGTGCACCTACGAAAGGCTCTACTCAACTTTATTAAATGAACTAAAGGGACAAACCAACTATCTTAGGTCAACCAATATTATAACCACTAGAAACAGCTGTCCGCCTTTCTTTTCAGAGATTAGTGTATAAGATGCTTGGAATGCATTCGCTGGAAGTATTTATCAGCTGTTTAATTCAATATCTCTGTTTGCAGCTACAGCAAACCATTGGACCAGCTCCTTCCCGAGAATATTCACAATGTCAGTATCTGCCTGGAGGGCAGACAGAGCCTCGGGGAGGGAGGCTGGGAGAGTATCAGGTGCTGTGGAGTTGGAAGATGTCTCTTCTGTGTCTGGACATTCAGGAGGACAATCCAAGTTATTGAATATCCCGTCTAAACCTGCAGCTATCGTGGCAGCTACAGCCAGATATGGATTGCTATTGCCGCTTGGAATCCGGTTCTCAAAATAGACGCCTATTTTATCAGTATCAGCTTTAACGCGGAAACATGTAAGACGATTTTCACATCCCCAGTTGATATTCCCTGGTCTCCTTGGGCGGTGGAGTCGATCATAACAATTGACAGTCGGACACCAAAAGGCTGAAAGAGCCCGTGAGTGTTTCAGCAGTCCAGCGAGCCAACATCTTCCCAAATCTGATATACCATCGGGCTTGCTTGaatcactgaaaatattttcactaCTTTCTACCGACAATAATGAATGATTGTAATGCATTCCGACTTCACCCGATTCTTGTCTTGCGTTAAAGCTAACTTCATAATCTGCATGCTTACTCGCTACTTGAAGGGCTCCATTTCGAAAAGTAAAAGCTTGGTCAGCGGCGGTGATGCCTTTGGATGCCTTCAAAACGCTTTCGTAGAGTCCAGCATCCCACTCTGTATGGAAGTTCTCAACATCAACACCTGCGTTGCGCATGCCTTTGTCTAAGGCAAAGAGGAATTCGCTGTGTTGAGTGTGGTCCAAATGATACATTCGGTGTTTCCCCGATGCAGGTTCGCCTTtataatacaacatatattcCATCTCAAATCCCGATAACATTGCGTACCCATTGTCTGCCAATCTTTGAAGCTGTTGTTGAGCAACATACCTCGGAAGAAACGTAACAGGTGTCTTGTCTTTCAACCAATATGCATCGCATATGACTTCAGCCACCTTGTACTGTTCACCCCCATCCCAGGCAATATTCTTCATTGTGCTGAGGTCGGGAATTACTACAAAGCCATAACCCTTTCGCAGTGCCTTAGGAACGCCTGCAAGAATTATAGACAAGATGAATTTATTTACGAGTATCTTTATTTCAATGCAGCTTTTCCTAACATTGctggttattgttattgtttgtaGTTTACCACCACAGAATACTGTGGACCCCCCAAAAAACTGTATTCCTGATTAACCACAAAAACGGCATTTTGTCAAAGCAAAAAGGTGTGTTTTCTTTCATTCGTCGCTCTAAGATTATAAATGTTGGAAAAGTGAATTGCGCAAGTAACCGAAAATAAACAAAGGCATTGCATTGAGTTTCACCTTGTCAAATTCAGCCGGGATGAAAAACAATAGAAGTTAAACAACCCACCTCCAGttgaaacaaaaagaaacaaagagAACAAGAAAGACATccacattaaacaacaaaggaAAATGACCACATTTAGTAAAATGGGCTTAAGAGCGATAGAACTAAACATTGCATATTTTCTCTTTAATGTGATATACAAGCTGATGGAGCTGTATGAATGTGTCTGGAATGGGCAACAGCCACGAACATTGATGTTGCTGACCTTACCAGTGAGTTTCCCCAACCAATCCCCTCAGTTTCGACCTCCACCAGTTGCTCAGTGACCACATTCGTACGATttcaacatgaaaaaaaacccattacaGATGGCAATACACACCTATTCGTACCGTGACTCCAGTTCTACAAGTTTGTTCGGCATGGTGGCTAGGAACAATTCTTCCTTTTGAATTTCCATACATATCGGAGACAGTTAGTCGTAAATAGTCGAAGGAGACTTTCATCTGAGACATACTTCTGCAAGAAACGTtgattaattctgaaaaaaaatttcAAGCCTGAACACATTCAGATAATATAATTCGCAGGGCAAATGATCTTTGACTTCTCCGTTGTTTCCTATGGAGTAATGGAGATGAATTTAATCTTTGTATATTTCATACATCTAAATCTGTGACTT includes:
- the LOC137272352 gene encoding lengsin-like, with translation MSQMKVSFDYLRLTVSDMYGNSKGRIVPSHHAEQTCRTGVTVRIGVPKALRKGYGFVVIPDLSTMKNIAWDGGEQYKVAEVICDAYWLKDKTPVTFLPRYVAQQQLQRLADNGYAMLSGFEMEYMLYYKGEPASGKHRMYHLDHTQHSEFLFALDKGMRNAGVDVENFHTEWDAGLYESVLKASKGITAADQAFTFRNGALQVASKHADYEVSFNARQESGEVGMHYNHSLLSVESSENIFSDSSKPDGISDLGRCWLAGLLKHSRALSAFWCPTVNCYDRLHRPRRPGNINWGCENRLTCFRVKADTDKIGVYFENRIPSGNSNPYLAVAATIAAGLDGIFNNLDCPPECPDTEETSSNSTAPDTLPASLPEALSALQADTDIVNILGKELVQWFAVAANRDIELNS